Proteins encoded together in one Chitinophaga sp. LS1 window:
- a CDS encoding L,D-transpeptidase family protein, whose translation MNRYCLLLLLILLYVPVSGFKTTITTNINNDSYLYSVKVNPGNIDPDKIFLLIDKSDYRLYLYEDVTLRKIYKVVFGNNDQSDKCKEGDRLTPEGTFHIQSKRPDKLWNRFMLLDYPNEASLERFHRLQTEGYLPSVATPGGGIGIHGVEWNSGIRDNYVEQRINWTLGCISMKNSDVSELYEVIKVGTPVVIRK comes from the coding sequence ATGAATCGCTATTGCCTGTTACTATTATTGATATTACTGTATGTGCCAGTATCAGGATTTAAAACCACAATTACTACTAACATTAATAATGACAGTTATCTTTATTCAGTGAAAGTGAATCCGGGGAATATAGACCCTGACAAGATCTTTCTGCTGATAGACAAAAGCGACTATAGGCTTTACTTATATGAGGATGTGACACTTCGAAAAATCTACAAGGTAGTATTTGGTAATAATGATCAGTCTGATAAGTGCAAAGAAGGTGACCGGTTGACGCCGGAAGGAACTTTCCATATTCAGAGCAAAAGGCCCGATAAGTTATGGAACCGGTTTATGCTGCTGGACTATCCGAATGAAGCGTCTCTGGAGCGTTTTCATCGTTTGCAAACTGAAGGATATCTGCCTTCGGTGGCAACACCGGGTGGTGGTATTGGCATTCATGGTGTAGAGTGGAATTCCGGCATTCGTGACAACTATGTAGAACAACGCATTAACTGGACGCTGGGTTGCATTAGTATGAAGAATAGTGATGTGAGTGAGTTGTACGAAGTGATCAAAGTAGGTACACCGGTAGTGATTAGAAAATAA
- a CDS encoding alpha/beta hydrolase — MKLLKRTLIILFITLNIVAAFHAYKFTHFYAPGTSDNRKPEQMNALGKLKIIFFGVRMSKTVATTHPDTAYIPVSLPTSNGLHLSCWYIPVPNSKGTVLLFHGYGGNKGPCLSEAAWFRHLGYSTFLTDFRGHGDSEGNTCSIGYKEAYDVKAAYDYISKQNDKPIILWGASMGAAAIMRAVPTYHLQPQKLILECPFATLTDAVKSRMRAVNLPETPLSQLLAIWGGLEQGFWGLGYQPAREGEKLKMPVLLCWGEHDIRVTRQETNSVFKHLGSSQKQLVVFTGSGHQSFCRHEGPKWKNAITTFLTTK, encoded by the coding sequence CATCACGCTCAATATTGTAGCTGCCTTTCATGCTTATAAATTCACTCATTTCTATGCACCTGGTACATCAGACAACCGTAAGCCAGAGCAGATGAATGCTCTCGGAAAACTAAAGATCATCTTCTTCGGTGTACGCATGTCTAAAACCGTTGCTACCACTCACCCTGATACAGCTTACATTCCTGTCAGTCTGCCTACATCCAATGGCCTGCACCTCTCCTGCTGGTATATACCTGTACCCAACTCCAAAGGCACGGTATTATTATTTCATGGTTACGGTGGCAACAAAGGCCCCTGCCTTTCAGAAGCAGCATGGTTTCGCCATTTAGGATATAGTACTTTCCTCACTGACTTCAGAGGTCATGGTGATAGCGAAGGCAATACCTGCTCTATAGGTTACAAAGAAGCATATGATGTAAAAGCCGCTTATGATTATATCAGCAAACAGAATGACAAACCGATCATCCTATGGGGAGCAAGTATGGGAGCCGCAGCCATTATGAGAGCTGTACCCACTTATCACCTGCAACCCCAAAAGCTGATCCTGGAATGCCCCTTCGCAACCCTTACTGATGCTGTGAAGAGTCGTATGCGCGCAGTGAATTTACCAGAGACACCACTCTCCCAATTGCTGGCAATTTGGGGCGGCTTAGAACAGGGATTTTGGGGACTGGGATATCAACCTGCAAGAGAGGGAGAAAAGTTGAAAATGCCCGTATTACTTTGCTGGGGTGAGCATGATATCAGGGTGACCAGGCAGGAAACGAATTCCGTTTTCAAACACCTGGGCAGTTCACAAAAACAACTGGTCGTATTTACCGGATCTGGTCATCAATCTTTTTGCAGACATGAAGGACCTAAATGGAAAAATGCAATCACTACTTTCCTGACCACAAAATAA
- a CDS encoding penicillin-binding transpeptidase domain-containing protein — protein MMKQTGWLLLLMAILVNACAPNNVHIQKEWEKYFTENKVEGTFMLFDNGQGSFKVYNIDRAKEHFLPASTFKIFNTLVGLETGVIKDTATVIPWNGVHHEGADSLWDRDLSLQQAFHLSAVPYFQEVARRITKPVMQHWLDTVKYGNMKISRIDTFWLDNSLRISPDEELGFVKKLYFDELPFHKLTMQWTRAVMLMEKTPKYELSYKTGWGQEGKKQIGWMVGWIEENGHPAFFTLNLETDNPNIDMEKVRMNITKSILQDAGYMEGHK, from the coding sequence ATGATGAAACAAACCGGTTGGCTGCTACTGCTGATGGCGATCCTGGTGAATGCCTGCGCACCGAACAACGTACATATTCAGAAAGAATGGGAAAAGTACTTTACTGAAAATAAGGTAGAAGGCACCTTCATGTTGTTTGACAACGGACAGGGCTCTTTTAAAGTATACAATATCGACCGCGCTAAAGAACACTTCCTGCCGGCTTCTACCTTCAAGATCTTCAATACCCTCGTAGGCCTGGAAACCGGTGTTATCAAAGATACTGCTACTGTCATTCCCTGGAATGGCGTACACCACGAAGGCGCTGATTCTTTATGGGACCGTGACCTGAGCCTGCAACAGGCTTTCCACTTATCGGCTGTTCCCTACTTCCAGGAAGTGGCCCGCCGTATTACCAAACCAGTGATGCAACACTGGCTGGATACCGTAAAATATGGCAATATGAAAATAAGCCGTATCGATACCTTCTGGCTGGACAATAGCCTCCGCATCTCCCCCGATGAAGAACTGGGCTTTGTAAAGAAACTGTACTTCGACGAGCTGCCTTTCCATAAGCTGACCATGCAATGGACACGTGCTGTGATGCTGATGGAAAAAACGCCTAAGTACGAACTGAGCTACAAAACCGGCTGGGGCCAGGAAGGCAAAAAACAAATTGGCTGGATGGTAGGCTGGATTGAAGAAAACGGACATCCTGCCTTCTTTACACTCAATCTCGAAACAGATAATCCGAACATTGACATGGAAAAAGTGAGAATGAATATCACAAAAAGCATTCTCCAGGATGCCGGTTATATGGAAGGACACAAATAA
- a CDS encoding VWA domain-containing protein, with amino-acid sequence MMLRFQHSEYLWALALLLVLQLAFISISWWKRSSIRKLGDPVLVEKLFTGYSRRRFAFRFLLIFLAFFFGVLGLANIQKGSRMEKITRKGVDVVIALDVSKSMLAGDVKPDRLTRAKQLISKLVDKLDNDRVGLVVFAGNAYLQMPLTIDYSAAKMYLSTVSPDMIPTQGTAIGQAIQVSDDAFNKKERKHKSLIIISDGEDHDEAAISKANAAFDAGVVINTIGIGSATGSPLPDPETGTYKKDKDGNTVISKLNEEELKRIAAAGKGIYEHLDNNTEEVVNSLIHRIDSMEQKEFGENIFTDYNSYFQYFLVISLILLVAEFFIPEIKRSTRANVVTATEKP; translated from the coding sequence ATGATGTTACGTTTTCAGCATAGCGAATATTTATGGGCCTTAGCACTGCTGCTGGTATTGCAACTGGCATTCATCAGCATCTCCTGGTGGAAGCGCAGCTCAATCCGCAAACTGGGTGACCCTGTACTGGTAGAGAAGTTATTTACCGGCTACTCCCGCCGGCGTTTTGCATTCCGCTTCCTGCTCATTTTCCTGGCCTTCTTCTTCGGCGTTTTGGGATTAGCCAACATCCAGAAAGGAAGCCGAATGGAAAAAATTACCCGCAAAGGGGTGGATGTAGTCATTGCGCTGGACGTTAGTAAGAGTATGCTGGCCGGCGATGTAAAACCCGACCGCCTTACCCGCGCCAAACAATTAATTTCTAAACTGGTTGATAAACTGGATAACGACCGCGTCGGCCTGGTTGTATTTGCTGGTAATGCTTACCTTCAAATGCCCCTGACCATCGATTACTCAGCCGCCAAAATGTACCTGAGCACCGTAAGTCCGGACATGATCCCTACACAGGGTACCGCGATCGGTCAGGCTATTCAGGTAAGTGATGACGCCTTCAATAAGAAGGAACGTAAACACAAATCACTCATCATTATCTCCGATGGGGAAGATCATGACGAAGCCGCTATTTCTAAAGCAAATGCAGCCTTCGATGCAGGTGTGGTAATCAATACTATTGGTATTGGCTCTGCAACCGGATCTCCATTACCCGATCCTGAAACAGGAACGTACAAAAAAGATAAAGATGGCAATACCGTTATCTCCAAACTGAATGAAGAGGAGCTGAAACGAATCGCTGCCGCAGGTAAAGGCATTTATGAACACCTGGATAATAATACTGAAGAAGTAGTGAATTCACTGATCCATAGAATAGATAGCATGGAACAGAAAGAGTTCGGAGAGAATATTTTTACAGACTACAACAGCTATTTCCAATATTTTCTCGTTATTAGCTTAATACTGCTTGTAGCTGAGTTTTTTATTCCGGAAATTAAGCGCAGCACCCGCGCCAATGTTGTCACTGCTACAGAAAAACCATGA
- a CDS encoding M16 family metallopeptidase: MLLASCIIQLSIAQQKYEWKEAKSGGYTYKYITNDPMQARFYTLKNGLTVILSVNKKDPRIQTLIGTRAGSNNDPHDHTGLAHYLEHLLFKGTEQYGSLDWAKEKPYLDKIEGLYDTYNHTTDAIARKTIYHQIDSVSGLAAKYAIANEYDKMMTGMGAQGTNAHTWVEETIYEEDIPSNAIDKYLAVQSERFKDPVFRLFHTELEAVYEEKNRGLDNDSRKSYELMLSSLFPTHNYGQQSTIGTVEHLKNPSLKAIRQFYNTYYVPNNMAIVMAGDFNPDYVIKKIDEDFAYMKSKPVPEYKAPVEAPIKAPIVKEVVGPDAENVMIAYRMPGALDTKSSVLLGVISEIMNNGKAGLLDLNVNKAQKVLSSSAGVMGWKDYAVFQLSGKPKQGQTLDQVKDLLLGQLEILKKGQFDETLVKAIVNNAKLSELQGLENNNNRASSLMDGFIKHRGQNWLADVTYVDNMGKVTKQQIVDFANKYFNDNYVLLYKRKGEDKNIEKVEKPTITPVAINRNDQSAFLKKVDAIPATPVQPQWLDFDKDIQKGKAGQADVLYVQNKDNGLFRLYYRFDMGSWNNKLLSLATQYLQFLSTDKYTSEQISREFYNIACSFTVTSGNENSVIAISGLQENFDKAVALFEHLLTHCQVNEDALAALKGRIGKSRTDSKLNKGNILKGLANYAMYGAKNPFNNALSQADLDGVTASQLTDMLHSMGNFKHTVIYYGPQSMNEMIAAVQKEHVIPASWKEIPPQQKFDKIDQTKNQVLFVNYDMVQTEVNWVRNDEVYSPDKTALVSMFNGYFGGGMGSIVFQTIRESKALAYSTYAFYSTPDKKGARYSTVAYVGSQADKMNDAINGMNELLNDIPRSDKLFETARQSLKQDIETERITQDGIIFTYLADQKLGLQEDNRKKVYEKIDKITFDDVKKFHDDELANKPYTYCVVASDKRVNLDDLKKFGDVKVLTLEEVFGY; encoded by the coding sequence ATGCTGCTAGCCAGTTGCATTATTCAACTGTCTATTGCCCAGCAGAAGTACGAATGGAAGGAGGCCAAATCTGGCGGGTATACCTATAAGTATATCACCAATGACCCCATGCAGGCCCGATTCTATACCTTGAAAAATGGTCTGACTGTAATTCTGAGCGTCAACAAAAAAGATCCTCGTATTCAGACCCTTATCGGCACAAGAGCAGGTAGTAACAATGACCCACATGATCACACTGGTCTTGCTCACTACCTGGAACACCTTCTTTTTAAAGGCACAGAGCAATATGGATCTCTGGACTGGGCTAAGGAAAAACCTTACCTGGACAAGATAGAAGGTCTGTATGATACCTACAATCATACAACCGATGCTATTGCCCGCAAAACTATCTACCATCAGATAGACAGCGTATCAGGTCTGGCCGCTAAATATGCCATTGCCAACGAGTACGATAAAATGATGACCGGTATGGGTGCACAGGGTACAAACGCGCATACCTGGGTTGAAGAGACCATTTATGAGGAAGACATTCCTTCCAATGCCATCGACAAATATCTTGCTGTACAATCAGAACGCTTTAAAGATCCTGTATTCCGTCTCTTCCACACAGAACTGGAAGCTGTATATGAAGAAAAGAACAGAGGTCTGGACAATGATAGCCGTAAGTCTTATGAGCTGATGCTGTCTTCTCTGTTCCCTACCCATAACTATGGTCAGCAGAGCACCATCGGTACGGTGGAGCACCTGAAAAATCCTTCTCTGAAAGCGATCCGTCAGTTCTACAACACTTACTACGTGCCGAACAATATGGCCATCGTAATGGCGGGGGACTTCAATCCTGATTATGTGATCAAGAAGATTGATGAAGACTTCGCTTACATGAAGTCTAAACCAGTTCCAGAATACAAAGCTCCTGTAGAAGCGCCTATAAAAGCGCCGATCGTGAAAGAAGTAGTAGGTCCTGATGCTGAAAATGTAATGATTGCATATCGTATGCCTGGTGCATTGGATACCAAATCCTCTGTACTGCTGGGTGTAATTTCTGAAATCATGAACAATGGTAAAGCGGGTCTGCTGGATCTGAATGTGAATAAGGCACAGAAAGTACTGAGCTCCAGTGCTGGTGTAATGGGCTGGAAGGATTATGCTGTGTTCCAACTGAGTGGTAAACCTAAGCAGGGTCAAACCCTTGATCAGGTAAAAGATCTGTTATTGGGTCAGCTGGAAATTCTGAAAAAAGGTCAGTTCGACGAAACCCTGGTAAAGGCGATTGTGAACAATGCCAAGCTGTCTGAATTACAGGGGCTGGAAAACAATAACAACCGTGCTAGTTCCCTGATGGATGGTTTTATCAAGCACAGGGGCCAGAACTGGCTGGCTGATGTAACCTATGTGGATAACATGGGTAAGGTAACCAAGCAGCAGATCGTTGATTTCGCCAATAAATATTTTAATGATAACTACGTACTGTTGTACAAGCGTAAAGGGGAAGACAAGAATATTGAAAAGGTAGAAAAGCCAACGATCACGCCTGTTGCAATTAACCGCAATGATCAATCTGCTTTCCTGAAAAAAGTAGATGCCATCCCGGCTACACCAGTACAACCACAGTGGCTGGATTTCGACAAGGATATTCAGAAAGGTAAAGCTGGTCAGGCAGACGTACTGTATGTACAGAACAAAGACAATGGTCTGTTCCGTCTGTACTATCGTTTTGACATGGGTAGCTGGAACAATAAACTGTTGTCACTGGCTACACAATACCTGCAATTCCTGAGTACTGATAAATATACTTCTGAGCAGATCAGCAGGGAGTTCTATAACATCGCATGTAGCTTCACCGTAACTTCAGGCAATGAAAACTCTGTGATTGCTATCTCTGGCTTACAGGAGAATTTCGATAAGGCTGTTGCCCTGTTTGAGCATCTGTTAACACATTGCCAGGTGAATGAAGATGCACTTGCTGCACTGAAAGGTCGTATTGGTAAATCACGTACGGATAGCAAACTGAATAAAGGCAATATCTTGAAAGGCCTGGCTAACTATGCAATGTATGGTGCCAAAAATCCTTTCAACAATGCGCTGAGTCAGGCTGACCTGGATGGTGTAACCGCCAGCCAGTTGACAGACATGTTGCACTCTATGGGTAACTTCAAGCACACAGTTATCTATTATGGTCCTCAGTCCATGAATGAAATGATTGCTGCTGTACAGAAAGAGCACGTGATTCCTGCTTCGTGGAAGGAAATACCTCCTCAACAGAAATTTGATAAAATAGATCAGACTAAAAACCAGGTGCTGTTTGTAAACTATGATATGGTACAGACAGAAGTAAACTGGGTAAGGAATGATGAAGTATATAGTCCTGACAAAACAGCGCTGGTAAGCATGTTCAATGGATACTTTGGTGGAGGTATGGGATCTATCGTATTCCAGACTATCCGTGAATCCAAGGCGCTGGCTTATTCTACTTATGCTTTCTATTCTACACCTGATAAGAAAGGCGCACGCTATTCTACCGTTGCTTACGTAGGTAGTCAGGCAGACAAGATGAATGATGCGATCAACGGCATGAATGAATTGCTGAATGATATTCCTCGTTCTGACAAGCTGTTTGAAACTGCAAGACAGAGCCTGAAACAGGATATTGAAACTGAAAGAATCACACAGGATGGTATCATCTTCACTTACCTGGCTGACCAGAAACTGGGTCTGCAGGAAGACAACCGTAAGAAGGTATACGAAAAGATCGATAAGATCACCTTTGATGATGTGAAAAAATTCCATGACGATGAGCTGGCAAATAAGCCATATACTTATTGCGTGGTAGCATCAGACAAACGTGTGAACCTGGACGATCTGAAGAAGTTTGGTGATGTGAAAGTATTGACGCTGGAAGAAGTATTCGGTTACTAA
- the kbl gene encoding glycine C-acetyltransferase: MNEKFIARLQEELNEIQTAGLFKNERIITSEQGAEIQVGGNTVLNFCANNYLGLSSNPRVVQAAKDAIDTHGYGMSSVRFICGTQDIHRELEQKLAQFLGTEDTILYVAAFDANGGVFEPLFNEQDAIISDALNHASIIDGVRLCKAQRYRYEHNNMADLEAKLQETAGLRSRIIVTDGSFSMDGTIAQLDKICDLADKYDAIVMIDESHSSGFLGKTGRGTHEYRNVMGRIDIITGTLGKALGGASGGFTSGKKEIVDMLRQRSRPYLFSNSVAPSIVGASIAVLDMLSSTTELRDKLEYNTKYFRTKMTEAGFDIRPGDHPIVPVMLYDAVLSQQFAEKLLKEGIYVIGFFFPVVAKGQARIRVQLSAAHEQAHLDKAIAAFTKVGKELGVIK, encoded by the coding sequence ATGAACGAAAAATTCATTGCCCGCCTGCAGGAGGAACTAAATGAGATCCAAACTGCCGGCCTTTTTAAAAACGAAAGGATCATCACCTCCGAACAAGGTGCCGAAATCCAGGTAGGTGGCAATACAGTCCTCAACTTTTGCGCCAACAACTACCTCGGCCTTTCCAGTAACCCCAGGGTGGTGCAGGCTGCAAAAGATGCGATCGATACACATGGATATGGAATGAGCAGCGTGCGCTTTATATGCGGCACCCAGGATATTCACCGAGAATTAGAGCAAAAACTCGCGCAATTCCTTGGTACTGAAGACACGATCCTCTACGTTGCGGCTTTTGATGCTAACGGTGGTGTATTCGAGCCGCTGTTCAACGAGCAGGATGCTATCATCTCCGACGCCCTCAACCACGCTTCTATTATAGATGGCGTTCGCCTGTGTAAAGCTCAGCGCTACCGCTATGAACATAATAACATGGCTGACCTCGAAGCTAAACTGCAGGAAACGGCCGGCCTTCGAAGCCGTATCATTGTCACAGATGGCTCTTTCAGCATGGACGGCACCATCGCCCAGCTCGATAAGATCTGTGACCTGGCAGATAAATATGATGCCATCGTGATGATCGACGAAAGCCACTCTTCCGGCTTCCTGGGCAAAACCGGCCGCGGTACCCACGAATACAGAAATGTAATGGGCCGTATCGATATCATCACTGGTACCCTCGGTAAAGCATTGGGTGGTGCCTCCGGAGGTTTCACCAGTGGTAAAAAAGAGATCGTCGACATGCTCCGTCAGCGTAGCCGTCCTTACCTCTTCTCCAACTCCGTTGCCCCCAGCATCGTAGGCGCTTCCATCGCCGTACTGGATATGCTGAGCTCTACAACCGAACTACGCGATAAACTGGAATACAATACAAAATACTTCCGCACCAAAATGACAGAGGCCGGTTTCGACATCCGCCCAGGCGATCACCCGATCGTACCTGTGATGTTGTATGATGCCGTACTCAGCCAACAATTTGCCGAAAAACTTCTGAAAGAAGGGATCTATGTCATCGGTTTCTTCTTCCCGGTGGTAGCAAAAGGGCAGGCACGTATCCGCGTTCAGCTCAGTGCTGCGCACGAACAAGCCCACCTGGACAAGGCCATTGCCGCCTTCACCAAGGTAGGAAAGGAATTAGGTGTGATTAAATAA
- a CDS encoding RNA polymerase sigma factor, whose translation MTEKEYNKCVDLYADNLFRFIVKNLDHTEDAKDVVQNAFEILWKHCIDVPFEKAKSYLFTVAYHNMIDHVRKIKRITLVDEFKEEMRISEQKVNDARKVLEKALDKLTDVQRSLILLKDYEGYSYEEIGEIMQLNPSQVKVYLHRARLHLKQYLGKIENVI comes from the coding sequence ATGACGGAAAAGGAGTACAACAAATGCGTGGATCTGTACGCGGATAATCTCTTCCGGTTTATAGTAAAGAATTTAGACCATACAGAGGATGCGAAGGACGTGGTACAGAATGCGTTTGAAATATTGTGGAAACATTGTATAGATGTGCCTTTTGAAAAGGCAAAGTCATATCTCTTTACAGTAGCTTACCACAATATGATCGACCATGTCCGTAAGATAAAGCGGATAACCCTGGTAGATGAGTTCAAGGAAGAGATGAGGATCAGCGAGCAAAAAGTGAACGACGCCAGGAAAGTATTGGAGAAAGCGCTGGATAAGCTGACGGATGTACAGCGGTCCCTCATCCTGTTAAAGGACTATGAGGGATACAGCTACGAAGAGATCGGAGAAATTATGCAGCTAAACCCATCTCAGGTAAAAGTATACCTGCATAGGGCGAGGTTACATCTGAAGCAGTATCTTGGGAAAATTGAAAATGTAATTTGA
- a CDS encoding tetratricopeptide repeat protein — MRKNNLTYHLLLTGMFLSICSYSFAQNGNKYIRKGNDLYEKKQYTDAEANYKKALDVNQASVEGRYNLGNSMYEQKRYDDARAQYLNSFKMAPNKAQKADASYNIGNTFMEGKKWEESIKAYKEALKMNPSDEQARYNLAYAQAMLKKQNQGGGGDNKDNKDKKDQQNKDKKQDKKDQNKDNKDKDQNKDQQNKDNKDQQNKDKKDQNKDQNKDQQDEKPQPQPSKLDKQEAERYLQALGQEEKKLQDKMKKAKGQIVPVDKDW; from the coding sequence ATGAGAAAAAATAACCTGACATATCACCTGTTGCTGACTGGCATGTTCCTCTCCATTTGTAGCTATTCCTTCGCTCAGAATGGTAATAAGTACATCCGTAAAGGCAATGACCTGTATGAAAAAAAGCAATATACTGATGCTGAAGCCAACTATAAGAAAGCCCTGGATGTAAACCAGGCATCTGTAGAAGGCAGGTATAACCTTGGTAACTCCATGTACGAGCAAAAACGCTACGACGATGCCCGCGCTCAATACCTGAACAGCTTCAAGATGGCGCCAAACAAAGCACAGAAAGCGGATGCCAGCTACAATATCGGGAATACCTTTATGGAAGGTAAGAAATGGGAAGAAAGCATCAAGGCTTACAAAGAAGCCCTGAAGATGAACCCTTCCGATGAACAGGCACGTTACAACCTTGCCTATGCCCAGGCCATGCTGAAAAAACAAAACCAGGGTGGCGGCGGCGATAATAAGGATAACAAGGATAAAAAAGACCAGCAGAACAAGGATAAGAAACAGGACAAGAAAGATCAGAACAAAGACAATAAGGATAAGGACCAGAACAAAGATCAACAGAATAAGGACAACAAAGACCAGCAGAATAAAGACAAAAAAGATCAGAACAAAGACCAGAATAAAGATCAGCAGGATGAAAAGCCGCAACCGCAACCCAGCAAACTGGACAAGCAGGAAGCAGAACGATACCTGCAGGCTTTAGGTCAGGAGGAGAAGAAACTGCAGGACAAAATGAAAAAGGCCAAAGGACAGATTGTGCCAGTTGATAAGGATTGGTGA
- a CDS encoding outer membrane beta-barrel protein: protein MKCKVLRCLILLLFICAGVHAQTADTIQVKGLIIVQGKDAKGKRIFKVYNDTAYARTQLKRNLQTRWFVLDLGYNNYIDRSDYNGAAAYALYGSPSDIYFDELNKSYTYSAAGLNTLAPRTGSSPLTPSEFKLIAGKSVNVNIWLFQQRLNIYRHKLNLIYSLGVEMNNYRFARNITYVPGYPTTIMRDTVSFSKNKLFVEYLSVPVMLNYNSNPARPSRAFKMSMGIMGGYLIKARTKQISKERGKVKKVDDFNLNKWRLSITGDVGYGPVKLYGNFALTPLHDYGLEQYPFSVGLRFNGF from the coding sequence ATGAAGTGTAAAGTATTACGCTGTTTAATTTTATTGCTTTTCATCTGCGCGGGAGTTCATGCCCAGACAGCGGATACCATCCAGGTGAAAGGATTGATTATTGTACAGGGAAAAGATGCCAAAGGCAAGCGCATCTTTAAAGTGTATAATGATACGGCATATGCACGTACTCAACTGAAACGCAATTTACAGACACGTTGGTTCGTTTTGGATCTGGGATATAATAACTATATAGACCGAAGTGATTATAACGGGGCTGCTGCGTATGCTTTATATGGTTCACCCAGCGATATATATTTTGATGAGCTGAATAAGTCATACACCTATTCTGCAGCCGGGTTAAACACCCTGGCACCCAGAACGGGGAGTTCACCACTCACACCATCAGAGTTTAAGTTGATTGCCGGTAAGTCGGTAAATGTCAATATCTGGTTATTCCAGCAGCGGCTGAACATATACAGGCATAAGCTGAACCTGATTTATTCGCTGGGGGTGGAGATGAACAATTACCGTTTTGCCCGTAATATTACTTATGTTCCTGGTTATCCTACTACTATTATGAGGGATACAGTGAGCTTTTCAAAGAATAAGCTGTTTGTAGAGTATTTGAGTGTACCTGTCATGTTGAACTATAACAGCAATCCAGCCCGCCCTTCACGTGCTTTCAAAATGAGCATGGGTATTATGGGAGGCTACCTTATCAAAGCCCGTACAAAGCAGATCAGCAAGGAACGGGGCAAAGTAAAGAAAGTTGACGATTTTAACCTTAATAAATGGAGACTCAGTATTACCGGAGATGTGGGATATGGTCCTGTTAAGCTGTATGGAAACTTTGCATTGACGCCATTACATGATTACGGTCTTGAGCAATACCCATTTTCAGTGGGGTTACGCTTCAATGGTTTTTAA